A segment of the bacterium BMS3Abin08 genome:
CTATTGGAGCTGTGATGTCGTTTGCAAGGACGATATCTACCCGGGCATTTATCAAATCACCCGGGTGGACCTCGTCTCTTCCGCAATGAGCTGCGAGTATCTTTTCGGTTATGGTCATCTTGCTGACTCCCTATATCCCCTTTGCCGGTTTTTTCTTCAGGCCTTCCAGCTTGTTAAGGGCATTGATATAGGCCTTTGCAGCGGCAACTATGATGTCTGTATCTGAACCGTATCCCCTTACGGTCAAACCGTTCTCTTCAAGAATAACCGCTACCTCACCAAGGGCATCCGTGCCCCCTGTAATGCTCTTGATTTCAAACTTTTCAAGGTGACTTTTAGTGCCTGTTGCCTTGGAGATGGCCCTGTAAGTCGCATCAACCGGGCCGTCCCCTGTCTCCTGATATTCAGATTCCTTATCCCTGACCTTAAGTTTCACGACTGCACCGGGTCTTATGCCGGTACCGCTTGAAACCTTCAGATCAACGAGGCTGAAGACCTCCGTTACCTTTTTTAGTTCATCGGATACAAGGGTTTCTATGTCCTCATCGAAGATATACTTCTTCCGGTCACAGAGGTGCTTGAACCTGTCAAAGGCCTTGTTTAGTTCTTCATCGGTCAGCTCGTAGCCCAGTTCTTTAAGGCGTTCCTTGAAGGCATGCCTTCCGGAGTGCTTTCCAAGAACAAGTTTGCTCTGCGGTATGCCGATCGTTTCAGGTTTCATGATCTCGTATGTTGAACGCTCTTTGAGAAAGCCGTCCTGATGAATTCCGGCTTCATGTGCAAATGCATTGGCGCCGACTAACGCCTTGTTCGGCTGTACCACCATGCCGGTTATCTTTGAGACAAGACGGCTTGTTTTGTATATCTCCTCGGTTGTTATTCCGGTATCGGCATCAAAATAGTCGGGACGTGTCTTC
Coding sequences within it:
- the leuA_2 gene encoding 2-isopropylmalate synthase, which gives rise to MRDIKIFDTTLRDGEQSPGASMNVDEKLHVARQLARLNIDIIEAGFPVASPGDFEAVHRIAREIKGITVAGLARAKDIDIVRAGEAIKPAESGRIHTFLATSDIHLKFKLRMTREEVLKTAIMAVKMARNYTDDVEFSAEDATRSNRDFLCSVIESVIKNGARTVNIPDTVGYAIPQEFGELIEFLMNNVPNIDKATISVHCHNDLGLAVANSLTAVLKGAGQVECTINGIGERAGNAALEEIVMALKTRPDYFDADTGITTEEIYKTSRLVSKITGMVVQPNKALVGANAFAHEAGIHQDGFLKERSTYEIMKPETIGIPQSKLVLGKHSGRHAFKERLKELGYELTDEELNKAFDRFKHLCDRKKYIFDEDIETLVSDELKKVTEVFSLVDLKVSSGTGIRPGAVVKLKVRDKESEYQETGDGPVDATYRAISKATGTKSHLEKFEIKSITGGTDALGEVAVILEENGLTVRGYGSDTDIIVAAAKAYINALNKLEGLKKKPAKGI